A genomic segment from Aegilops tauschii subsp. strangulata cultivar AL8/78 chromosome 1, Aet v6.0, whole genome shotgun sequence encodes:
- the LOC109750756 gene encoding cytochrome P450 CYP72A616 isoform X2 — MVLQAAATSLVASLQSPWSVLCGAAALLVIWAAALAAESYWLRPRRLGRALRAQGLGGTSYRFPAGDSAENARQSLEALSKPMPPSCHDVLPRVMPHLHNTVKEHGEVCVTWDGPDPKVVIAKPELVTEILSSNSGHFEKLRTNLGDLVCRGVGSYDGEKWARHRRILNPAFHLEKLKAMFPAFSTCCTELVDRWESKLLAAGSEGSVELDVSQEFPVLTGDVITRTSFGSSFTEGRRIFELQVDQAKRLMKLLQYLYIPGFLSFLTENNRRMWENKREIEGLVRGVVEKRERAMDKDGAIGNDMLGLMLQSNRSSNSDLRMSTQDVIQECKLFYFAGMESTQQLLTWTVVMLRMYPEWQDRAREEVLGVFGRDGKPGFDGLNRLKTMTMILYEVLRLYTPVVTMNRKISKEMQIGGVTYPAGTVLELPFLMVHHNPDVWGEDVSEFKPQRFAEGISKATKNGQVGFFPFGWGPRICIGNNFAMLEAKMAVSMILQRFEFRLSPSYAHAPCTVITLHPQHGAQIMLKSL; from the exons ATGGTGCTCCAAGCAGCAGCAACATCCCTGGTGGCATCTCTGCAGTCACCATGGAGCGTGCTCTGCGGTGCCGCCGCCCTGCTCGTCATATGGGCGGCCGCCCTGGCGGCGGAGAGCTACTGGCTGAGGCCCCGGCGGCTCGGCCGGGCGCTCCGGGCGCAGGGTCTCGGCGGCACGTCGTACCGCTTCCCCGCCGGGGACTCCGCCGAGAACGCCCGGCAGAGCCTGGAGGCGCTGTCCAAGCCCATGCCACCGTCGTGCCACGACGTCCTTCCTCGCGTGATGCCGCACCTCCACAACACTGTCAAGGAACACG GTGAAGTTTGCGTCACCTGGGACGGCCCGGACCCCAAGGTTGTCATCGCAAAGCCAGAGCTGGTGACCGAGATCCTGTCCAGCAACTCTGGCCACTTCGAGAAACTCAGGACCAATCTTGGAGACCTGGTATGCCGCGGGGTCGGGTCCTACGACGGCGAGAAATGGGCGAGGCACAGGCGGATTCTCAACCCCGCTTTCCATCTCGAAAAGCTCAAG GCCATGTTCCCGGCTTTCTCCACGTGCTGCACCGAGCTGGTGGACAGATGGGAGAGTAAACTGCTAGCTGCAGGTTCTGAGGGGTCGGTCGAACTCGACGTCTCCCAGGAGTTCCCGGTCCTCACCGGAGACGTGATCACCCGAACATCGTTCGGAAGCAGCTTCACCGAAGGACGAAGGATCTTCGAGCTTCAAGTAGACCAGGCAAAGAGACTTATGAAGCTCCTCCAGTATTTGTACATCCCGGGCTTCTT GTCCTTCCTTACTGAAAACAACAGGAGGATGTGGGAGAACAAGCGGGAGATAGAGGGGCTCGTGAGAGGGGTCGTCGAgaagagggagcgtgcgatggacAAGGACGGGGCCATTGGCAACGACATGCTTGGCCTGATGCTACAGTCCAACAGGTCATCCAATTCCGACTTGCGGATGAGCACTCAGGACGTCATCCAGGAGTGCAAGCTCTTCTACTTCGCGGGAATGGAGTCCACGCAGCAGCTACTCACATGGACAGTCGTCATGCTACGCATGTACCCCGAGTGGCAGGACCGGGCGAGGGAGGAGGTTCTGGGCGTCTTCGGCAGGGACGGCAAGCCCGGCTTCGACGGCCTAAATCGACTCAAAACG ATGACGATGATACTGTACGAGGTGCTCAGGCTGTACACGCCGGTGGTCACCATGAACCGGAAAATAAGCAAAGAGATGCAGATCGGGGGCGTCACCTACCCTGCCGGGACAGTCCTCGAGCTGCCCTTCCTCATGGTTCACCACAACCCGGACGTGTGGGGGGAAGACGTGTCCGAGTTCAAGCCGCAGAGGTTCGCGGAGGGGATCTCCAAGGCGACCAAGAATGGCCAGGTGGGCTTCTTCCCGTTCGGCTGGGGGCCGAGGATCTGCATAGGCAATAACTTCGCCATGCTCGAGGCCAAGATGGCGGTGAGCATGATCCTTCAGCGTTTCGAGTTCCGGCTCTCGCCTTCTTACGCCCATGCGCCCTGCACCGTGATAACGCTGCATCCTCAGCATGGCGCGCAAATTATGCTCAAGAGTCTCTGA
- the LOC109750756 gene encoding cytochrome P450 CYP72A616 isoform X1 gives MVLQAAATSLVASLQSPWSVLCGAAALLVIWAAALAAESYWLRPRRLGRALRAQGLGGTSYRFPAGDSAENARQSLEALSKPMPPSCHDVLPRVMPHLHNTVKEHGEVCVTWDGPDPKVVIAKPELVTEILSSNSGHFEKLRTNLGDLVCRGVGSYDGEKWARHRRILNPAFHLEKLKAMFPAFSTCCTELVDRWESKLLAAGSEGSVELDVSQEFPVLTGDVITRTSFGSSFTEGRRIFELQVDQAKRLMKLLQYLYIPGFLSFLTENNRRMWENKREIEGLVRGVVEKRERAMDKDGAIGNDMLGLMLQSNRSSNSDLRMSTQDVIQECKLFYFAGMESTQQLLTWTVVMLRMYPEWQDRAREEVLGVFGRDGKPGFDGLNRLKTASASSKVCLRLNIRLLSLPVHMMIYTKFSYIYIQMTMILYEVLRLYTPVVTMNRKISKEMQIGGVTYPAGTVLELPFLMVHHNPDVWGEDVSEFKPQRFAEGISKATKNGQVGFFPFGWGPRICIGNNFAMLEAKMAVSMILQRFEFRLSPSYAHAPCTVITLHPQHGAQIMLKSL, from the exons ATGGTGCTCCAAGCAGCAGCAACATCCCTGGTGGCATCTCTGCAGTCACCATGGAGCGTGCTCTGCGGTGCCGCCGCCCTGCTCGTCATATGGGCGGCCGCCCTGGCGGCGGAGAGCTACTGGCTGAGGCCCCGGCGGCTCGGCCGGGCGCTCCGGGCGCAGGGTCTCGGCGGCACGTCGTACCGCTTCCCCGCCGGGGACTCCGCCGAGAACGCCCGGCAGAGCCTGGAGGCGCTGTCCAAGCCCATGCCACCGTCGTGCCACGACGTCCTTCCTCGCGTGATGCCGCACCTCCACAACACTGTCAAGGAACACG GTGAAGTTTGCGTCACCTGGGACGGCCCGGACCCCAAGGTTGTCATCGCAAAGCCAGAGCTGGTGACCGAGATCCTGTCCAGCAACTCTGGCCACTTCGAGAAACTCAGGACCAATCTTGGAGACCTGGTATGCCGCGGGGTCGGGTCCTACGACGGCGAGAAATGGGCGAGGCACAGGCGGATTCTCAACCCCGCTTTCCATCTCGAAAAGCTCAAG GCCATGTTCCCGGCTTTCTCCACGTGCTGCACCGAGCTGGTGGACAGATGGGAGAGTAAACTGCTAGCTGCAGGTTCTGAGGGGTCGGTCGAACTCGACGTCTCCCAGGAGTTCCCGGTCCTCACCGGAGACGTGATCACCCGAACATCGTTCGGAAGCAGCTTCACCGAAGGACGAAGGATCTTCGAGCTTCAAGTAGACCAGGCAAAGAGACTTATGAAGCTCCTCCAGTATTTGTACATCCCGGGCTTCTT GTCCTTCCTTACTGAAAACAACAGGAGGATGTGGGAGAACAAGCGGGAGATAGAGGGGCTCGTGAGAGGGGTCGTCGAgaagagggagcgtgcgatggacAAGGACGGGGCCATTGGCAACGACATGCTTGGCCTGATGCTACAGTCCAACAGGTCATCCAATTCCGACTTGCGGATGAGCACTCAGGACGTCATCCAGGAGTGCAAGCTCTTCTACTTCGCGGGAATGGAGTCCACGCAGCAGCTACTCACATGGACAGTCGTCATGCTACGCATGTACCCCGAGTGGCAGGACCGGGCGAGGGAGGAGGTTCTGGGCGTCTTCGGCAGGGACGGCAAGCCCGGCTTCGACGGCCTAAATCGACTCAAAACGGCAAGTGCATCGTCGAAAGTTTGCCTCAGACTAAACATTCGATTGCTCTCGTTGCCAGTACATATGATGATTTATACCAAATTTTCCTACATATATATCCAGATGACGATGATACTGTACGAGGTGCTCAGGCTGTACACGCCGGTGGTCACCATGAACCGGAAAATAAGCAAAGAGATGCAGATCGGGGGCGTCACCTACCCTGCCGGGACAGTCCTCGAGCTGCCCTTCCTCATGGTTCACCACAACCCGGACGTGTGGGGGGAAGACGTGTCCGAGTTCAAGCCGCAGAGGTTCGCGGAGGGGATCTCCAAGGCGACCAAGAATGGCCAGGTGGGCTTCTTCCCGTTCGGCTGGGGGCCGAGGATCTGCATAGGCAATAACTTCGCCATGCTCGAGGCCAAGATGGCGGTGAGCATGATCCTTCAGCGTTTCGAGTTCCGGCTCTCGCCTTCTTACGCCCATGCGCCCTGCACCGTGATAACGCTGCATCCTCAGCATGGCGCGCAAATTATGCTCAAGAGTCTCTGA